In the genome of Thermococcus sp., one region contains:
- a CDS encoding mRNA surveillance protein pelota produces the protein MQIIEEKPKEGIVKVKAETLDDLWHLYHIIDPGDVVYAKTLRKKAQRTDSLRAEKVEVVPVYLGVKAEKINFHKFANQVRVTGPIVYASRDDVPLGKYHTITIEEGTVVTIQKPRWKEHHIERLKEAVEASKRAKVMIVVVDDGEADIALVREYGVEMVASIRRNLGGKRYNTDRESEEKRFFHDLARKMEELIERERVEKAIVAGPGFVKEDFYKFLSENYPDLAKKVVVEDTSVTGRTGIYEVIKRGTVDKVYHENRVAKEVQLVEKVLESVAKNNGLATYGLREVEEAINYGAVETLLVLDELLKGDHREKIEELMDAVRYSRGEVVVVSSEHEGGEKLKALGGLAALLRFRVK, from the coding sequence GTGCAGATAATTGAGGAGAAGCCCAAGGAGGGCATCGTCAAGGTAAAGGCCGAAACACTGGACGACCTGTGGCACCTCTACCACATCATAGACCCGGGTGATGTCGTCTACGCCAAGACCCTGAGAAAGAAGGCCCAGCGAACTGACTCTCTAAGGGCCGAAAAAGTGGAGGTTGTCCCCGTTTACCTCGGGGTTAAGGCTGAGAAGATAAACTTCCACAAGTTCGCCAATCAGGTCCGCGTAACCGGACCGATTGTCTACGCCAGCAGGGACGACGTTCCCCTTGGCAAGTACCACACCATAACAATCGAAGAGGGCACGGTTGTAACAATCCAAAAGCCCCGCTGGAAGGAGCACCACATCGAGAGGCTTAAGGAAGCAGTAGAAGCCTCCAAGAGGGCCAAGGTAATGATAGTTGTCGTTGACGATGGCGAGGCAGACATAGCCCTCGTAAGGGAATACGGCGTCGAGATGGTGGCGAGCATAAGGCGGAACCTCGGGGGGAAGCGCTACAACACCGACAGGGAAAGCGAGGAGAAGAGGTTTTTCCACGACCTGGCGAGGAAGATGGAGGAGCTCATCGAGAGGGAAAGGGTCGAGAAGGCAATTGTCGCAGGTCCCGGCTTCGTTAAGGAGGACTTCTACAAGTTCCTTAGCGAGAACTACCCGGATTTGGCGAAGAAAGTCGTCGTTGAAGACACCAGCGTAACCGGAAGAACCGGTATCTACGAGGTCATAAAACGCGGGACCGTGGACAAGGTTTACCACGAGAACCGCGTTGCGAAGGAGGTCCAGCTCGTCGAGAAGGTTCTTGAAAGCGTTGCAAAAAACAACGGTCTGGCAACGTACGGTCTCAGGGAGGTGGAGGAGGCCATTAACTACGGTGCCGTTGAGACTCTTCTGGTTCTCGATGAACTTCTCAAAGGTGACCACAGGGAGAAAATCGAGGAACTAATGGACGCGGTCAGGTATTCAAGGGGCGAAGTTGTCGTCGTAAGTTCAGAGCATGAGGGGGGAGAAAAACTAAAGGCTCTGGGCGGTCTCGCGGCACTCCTAAGGTTCAGAGTGAAATGA
- a CDS encoding molybdopterin-binding protein codes for MFAEVLTIGDELLTGNTVDSNSAVIAKKLTEKGYWVRRKTTVGDDVGEIKTVVREILSRKPEVLVINGGLGPTHDDVTMLAVAEALGRELALCEKCLERIKSFYRELYEKGLIDDPELNEARKKMAYLPEGAQPLENTEGAAPGAYIEHEGVKIFVLPGMPREMKAMLEKEVLPRLGERKFIQRKLLAEITDESKLAPILNETLKRFKVRIHSSPKGFGKYIGLIIFGESEEEIERAKAFMESLGIRFEEGW; via the coding sequence ATGTTCGCCGAGGTACTGACAATAGGCGACGAACTCCTTACTGGAAACACAGTTGACAGCAATTCCGCTGTTATAGCGAAGAAACTTACTGAGAAGGGCTACTGGGTGAGGAGGAAAACAACCGTTGGAGACGACGTTGGGGAAATTAAAACCGTCGTCAGGGAAATCCTAAGCAGAAAACCCGAAGTCCTTGTGATAAACGGTGGACTCGGACCAACACACGACGACGTTACTATGCTGGCCGTCGCCGAAGCCCTTGGAAGGGAGCTCGCCCTTTGCGAGAAGTGTCTTGAGAGGATTAAGAGTTTCTACCGCGAGCTTTACGAAAAGGGTCTCATAGATGACCCCGAACTCAACGAGGCCCGCAAAAAGATGGCATACCTTCCTGAGGGGGCCCAGCCGTTGGAGAACACCGAAGGGGCCGCTCCCGGGGCTTACATCGAGCATGAGGGTGTCAAAATATTCGTTCTCCCCGGAATGCCAAGGGAGATGAAGGCAATGCTTGAAAAGGAAGTTCTCCCGAGGCTCGGCGAGAGGAAGTTCATACAGAGGAAGCTTCTGGCGGAGATAACCGACGAGAGCAAGCTCGCCCCGATACTTAACGAAACGCTGAAGCGCTTTAAGGTCAGGATTCACTCCTCGCCGAAGGGCTTCGGGAAGTACATCGGACTGATAATATTCGGCGAAAGCGAAGAGGAGATAGAGCGCGCGAAAGCGTTCATGGAAAGCCTGGGAATCCGCTTTGAAGAGGGCTGGTAA